GCAATTGATTTTTGAGAATGTTAATACGCCTTTGGAAGTAATTATCGGTGTGTTGCCTAAGTCCATAGATAAAAGTTTTTGGGAGAGAAAAATCACTTCGGCAGAATATATTCAAACCGCAGATCAAGATCAAAGAATCATAAGATTAAGTAATAAAAATGGCCAGTGGATAGGCAGTGTCGAGTTGGATAACTCTGATGAGGAGTTATGGAATTATTGTCAGGAAATACAGTTGCTAGGCACTTATTTGAATAAATCAATCGAGGTAAAATAATGAAAGGAATATTGCTTTGCGGACATGGGAGTCGCACCAAGTCAGGTACAGATGCTTTCAAGGCACTGGTGGGAATACTTAAAGAGCGTTATAAAGATTATGAAGTCGATTATGGCTTTTTAGAGTTCAACCATCCTGTCTATGAAGCGTCAATAGAGCGAATGTATCAAAAGGGCGTAAGGGAAATTTATGCTTTGCCGGTGATACTTTTTGCTGGGTCTCATGCCAAAAACGATATTCCTTATGAGATGAATACGATTCAGAGTTATTACGAAGATCTGACGATAAAAATGGGCAGGCATATCGGGGTGAGCTCATATTTAGTTGAACTAACAAAACAAAGAATCATTGAGAGAGAGCAAGAATTGCCTCATGTTGATCGAAAAGAATCCTGTCTTTTAGTTGTGGGCAGAGGCACGACAGATACCGATGCCAATTCAGATGTCCATAAGTTGGCTTGCATGGTGGGCGAAGGAATGGGCTTTGGTTTCACTACAGTTGCTTATAGCGGAACAGCTTACCCTACAGTGCCGGAAGGTTTAGCATTGATTGACAAGTTTGGCTTTAAACGGGTGATTGCTGTTCCTTTTTTCTTCTTTACAGGAATATTATTGCAGAGAATTTATAGCCAAATAGAAGAGTTCAACGGAAATTCTTCAACAGAATATATCTACACCGATGCTTTTGGGACGGATGAACTGATGTTGAAAGCATTTGATGAGAGATTGGATGAAGTTGTCAATGGAAACCCGAACATGAATTGCCAATTATGCAAGTATCGAAAGCAGATTGTAGGTTTCGAAGAGGAGCAAGGCAAAGAGCAAATAGGTCATCATCTGAATGTCAAAGGAGTGCTTTTCGAAGAAGATGAAAAGGTGGGCGACAAGGAAAATATGACTTCAAGGTTTAAAAAGTTATTGGGGATTTGATGATGAAAACGGGAAAAATATTTGGAGTGTCATTAGGTCCGGGAGATCCTGAATTGATAACTGTCAAGGGTTTGAATATTCTTAAGAATGCTGATAAGGTATATTATCCGGGTTCGCACTTTAAAGATGGGAGCAAGGCTAGCTACGCAAAATCCATAATTAACTGCTATGGTTTGGATGAAAGCAGGCTTCAAGGTTTTTATCTCAAAATGTCGGACGATAGAACTCAAGCCCAAAGCGTGTATGATGAGATAGCATCGCAGATATGGGATGAATATGTCGAGGGTAAGAATATTGCGATCATTAGCGAGGGCGATTTGAGTACATTTAGCTCTTTTTCATATTTATTGGCGAGACTTGAGAATGCCGGAGCTAATATTGATTTGGTTCCGGGAATTACATCTTATGCTTTGGCGGCAGCGGAGCATAAGAAACCCCTGACCCTTGGGGAAGACCGGATGCTGATCC
The Aureibacter tunicatorum DNA segment above includes these coding regions:
- a CDS encoding sirohydrochlorin chelatase; its protein translation is MKGILLCGHGSRTKSGTDAFKALVGILKERYKDYEVDYGFLEFNHPVYEASIERMYQKGVREIYALPVILFAGSHAKNDIPYEMNTIQSYYEDLTIKMGRHIGVSSYLVELTKQRIIEREQELPHVDRKESCLLVVGRGTTDTDANSDVHKLACMVGEGMGFGFTTVAYSGTAYPTVPEGLALIDKFGFKRVIAVPFFFFTGILLQRIYSQIEEFNGNSSTEYIYTDAFGTDELMLKAFDERLDEVVNGNPNMNCQLCKYRKQIVGFEEEQGKEQIGHHLNVKGVLFEEDEKVGDKENMTSRFKKLLGI
- the cobI gene encoding precorrin-2 C(20)-methyltransferase, which encodes MMKTGKIFGVSLGPGDPELITVKGLNILKNADKVYYPGSHFKDGSKASYAKSIINCYGLDESRLQGFYLKMSDDRTQAQSVYDEIASQIWDEYVEGKNIAIISEGDLSTFSSFSYLLARLENAGANIDLVPGITSYALAAAEHKKPLTLGEDRMLILPRVRSVSQLCEALDNFETVVLMKIRSIMHVIEEVLEDRMVEVFYAERLGTEQQFTTENWLQVASREVPYFSLMILKK